The following are encoded together in the Lepidochelys kempii isolate rLepKem1 chromosome 7, rLepKem1.hap2, whole genome shotgun sequence genome:
- the LOC140915342 gene encoding steroidogenic acute regulatory protein, mitochondrial-like encodes MLSATFKLCCGISHEHLRKMTGLKRMALSAIGHDIRGLMSKGSHCLSSTVPDYIQRIMWEDPAVDQEHGSDVNSSWFSNMELSYVNQGEATLCGALGILQRQDGWQTETYQGKGELVLSTVLPRLGKVFRMEAVLGVPVDQLYYELFEKLEQMPEWNPTLSRVKILQRIGKDTLLTHEITAQRPGNLIGQRDFVSVRHCWKKETTVYLVGTATHSEFMPVQKGQVRAESGLSCIVLQPLEGDQCQTRFTWLLSMDLKGWIPKSIINRVIPQSQVDFIRHLRRHLSTTAHP; translated from the exons GTTTGAAGAGAATGGCTCTCTCAGCTATTGGGCATGACATAAGAGGACTCATGTCAAAAGGATCTCACTGCCTGTCTTCTACAGTTCCTGATTATATTCAGAGGATAATGTGGGAGGACCCTG CTGTGGATCAAGAACATGGCTCTGATGTTAACTCCAGCTGGTTTtcaaacatggagctttcctatGTGAATCAAGGAGAAGCCACCCTGTGTGGAGCTTTAGGGATACTGCAAAGGCAAGATGGCTGGCAGACAGAAACCTACCAG GGAAAAGGAGAGTTGGTGCTGAGTACAGTTCTTCCTAGGCTTGGCAAAGTCTTCCGAATGGAGGCGGTGCTGGGCGTTCCAGTGGACCAGCTATACTATGAACTGTTTGAGAAGCTGGAGCAAATGCCTGAGTGGAATCCTACCCTTAGTCGAGTAAAG ATCCTTCAAAGAATTGGGAAGGACACCCTGTTGACTCATGAGATCACTGCTCAGCGCCCTGGAAACCTCATTGGCCAAAGGGACTTTGTCAGTGTACGGCACTGCTGGAAGAAGGAGACAACTGTGTATCTGGTTGGCACTGCAACCCACTCCGAGTTCATGCCCGTGCAAAAGGGGCAAGTCAG GGCTGAGTCTGGGTTGAGCTGCATTGTTCTGCAACCATTGGAAGGTGACCAATGTCAGACTCGCTTCACCTGGCTCCTGAGCATGGACCTCAAG ggatGGATCCCCAAGTCCATTATCAACCGTGTCATACCTCAGTCTCAAGTGGACTTTATCAGACACCTACGCCGGCACCTTTCCACCACAGCACACCCCTAA